In one Lolium rigidum isolate FL_2022 chromosome 3, APGP_CSIRO_Lrig_0.1, whole genome shotgun sequence genomic region, the following are encoded:
- the LOC124698440 gene encoding glucan endo-1,3-beta-glucosidase 7-like — protein MLRQRWQGCLLLLAVLLSSASGSAILPSKNSPSDFAKIVQSKQTKQARVCSGADHRLLRSLANTGAEIMLTIPNEQLQHIAEFREEAELWVATNVVPFLPATRITHVLAGSDVLASSSEDAAYSLVPAMLNLHTALVAARLDGRVRVSTALSGVPLAVVQSAVTGQLLRFMRDTGSPFFLKAANPSEATDARVDDVYAAMRALGFSSGIPVIAAEAGEEELGGGGAELVYHSYMYAGRRGARRSLATGTFCVALQNADPTALQAGLSWACGQGHADCSTIQPGGACYKQNDVAALASYAYNDYYQKNANTGATCSFNGTATTTATDPSSGSCVFAGSSTAGGSNSSVPSASPPTSLTPPSGLTPPFGSSPPSDFGPPGAGTTPPSAFGPPSGFGPPSGFGPPSSFGPPGIGTFGPSGTLDPYGSGCRQVASLAASALLSAVVLGLLLGSPNAM, from the exons ATGTTGCGGCAACGATGGCAGGGATGCTTGCTTCTGCTCGCGGTTCTTCTCTCGAGCGCGTCAG GCAGCGCGATCCTCCCGTCAAAGAATTCGCCGTCAGACTTCGCGAAGATCGTCCAGTCTAAGCAGACCAAGCAAGCGCGGGTATGCAGCGGTGCAGACCACCGGCTGCTGCGATCCCTGGCCAACACCGGAGCGGAGATCATGCTGACAATCCCCAACGAGCAGCTGCAGCACATCGCCGAGTTCCGGGAAGAGGCCGAGCTCTGGGTCGCCACGAACGTCGTGCCGTTCCTCCCAGCGACCAGGATCACTCACGTCCTGGCCGGCAGCGACGTCCTGGCCAGCTCCTCCGAGGACGCCGCGTACTCGCTGGTTCCCGCTATGCTGAACCTCCACACCGCGCTCGTCGCCGCCCGCCTCGACGGCCGCGTCAGGGTGTCCACCGCGCTGTCCGGGGTTCCGCTCGCAGTCGTTCAGTCGGCCGTCACGGGGCAGCTTCTGCGGTTCATGAGGGATACCGGCTCGCCGTTCTTTCTGAAGGCTGCTAATCCCTCAGAGGCTACCGATGCCAGAGTCGACGATGTTTACGCCGCCATGCGCGCGCTGGGGTTCTCGAGTGGCATCCCGGTGATCGCGGCGGAAGCGGGGGAGGAGGAActcggcggcggaggcgcggaGCTGGTGTACCACAGCTACATGTACGCAGGCCGCCGTGGCGCGCGGCGGTCGCTGGCGACGGGGACGTTCTGCGTGGCGCTCCAGAACGCGGACCCGACGGCGCTGCAGGCGGGGCTGAGCTGGGCGTGCGGGCAGGGCCACGCCGACTGCTCCACGATACAGCCCGGCGGGGCCTGCTACAAGCAGAACGACGTGGCGGCGCTGGCCTCCTACGCCTACAATGACTACTACCAGAAGAACGCCAACACCGGCGCCACCTGCTCCTTCAATGGCACCGCCACCACTACTGCCACCGATCCCA GTTCGGGATCGTGCGTCTTCGCGGGAAG CTCGACGGCAGGAGGCTCCAACTCGAGCGTGCCGAGCGCCAGCCCTCCGACGAGCCTCACTCCTCCGTCAGGTCTCACTCCTCCGTTCGGCTCCAGCCCTCCTTCCGACTTCGGGCCTCCGGGAGCCGGCACAACTCCTCCGTCCGCCTTTGGCCCGCCATCTGGCTTCGGCCCGCCATCTGGTTTCGGTCCCCCGTCTTCATTCGGTCCACCGGGGATCGGGACATTCGGCCCGAGCGGCACGCTCGATCCTTACGGCAGCGGCTGCCGGCAGGTCGCGTCTCTGGCTGCCTCGGCTCTTCTCTCCGCCGTTGTTCTTGGCCTTCTTCTCGGATCGCCCAATGCAATGTAA